A stretch of the Medicago truncatula cultivar Jemalong A17 chromosome 5, MtrunA17r5.0-ANR, whole genome shotgun sequence genome encodes the following:
- the LOC11433130 gene encoding uncharacterized protein isoform X1, with the protein MEVSIERAFSLSSLILLSFKEHPSWLPPLSLFSFNNDNMHVYQLCPSFQVKIKVKYNPMDENKVSYANEWHWLWLFCHAIYERDNIGKSRHDPRKCITLEITNVKPILKIS; encoded by the exons ATGGAAGTCTCAATTGAAAGAgccttctctctttcttctctg ATTCTGCTTTCCTTCAAGGAGCATCCGTCGTGGTTGCCGCCGTTGTCTCTGTTTTCCTTCAATAACG ATAATATGCATGTGTATCAACTCTGCCCTTCATTCCAAGTCAAAATCAAAGTCAAGTATAATCCCATGGATGAAAACAAAG TGTCCTATGCAAACGAATGGCATTGGCTTTGGCTATTTTGTCATGCAATTTATGAAAGAGATAATATTGGCAAATCAAGACATGATCCCCGAAAATGTAT TACTTTGGAGATTACAAATGTAAAACCTATTCTAAAGATAAGCTAG
- the LOC11433130 gene encoding uncharacterized protein isoform X2, with protein MQTNGIGFGYFVMQFMKEIILANQDMIPENYFGDYKCKTYSKDKLVQVEEDWATFMVEYLRDYIVDRLKPQLVVLDYIACHESS; from the exons ATGCAAACGAATGGCATTGGCTTTGGCTATTTTGTCATGCAATTTATGAAAGAGATAATATTGGCAAATCAAGACATGATCCCCGAAAAT TACTTTGGAGATTACAAATGTAAAACCTATTCTAAAGATAAGCTAGTTCAGGTCGAGGAGGATTGGGCAACCTTTATGGTCGAGTATCTTA GAGACTATATTGTTGATAGACTTAAACCGCAATTGGTTGTGCTGGACTATATAGCTTGTCACGAGTCTTCTTAA